Part of the Nitrospirota bacterium genome, CACCTTCCTGCCGATGCTCCGCAGGTAGTCGTTATATTTCGGCGAGCGATAGCCCGAGATGATCTGGACCGGGCCCTTTGCGCCCGCGCGGTCGACGACAGCGCCGAGCAGGTCGAGGAGCCGCGTATCGATGGGCATGATCTCGTCGGTATAATGGCAACGGAGGAACCGGTCGATGGCGGTAAGGGCGGCATAGTCGTAGGAGCCGGATGCGTAATAGGTAATCGCGATATGCTCGCCGGTGTGAATGTTGTACAGGGAGAGGGAGCGTTCGGGAGGGAGCGAAGCAACGACATCACGGAAGGGGTACCAGACGATACCCGCTGCAAGGGCCTTTAAAAAA contains:
- a CDS encoding DUF882 domain-containing protein; translated protein: MVSRRNFLKALAAGIVWYPFRDVVASLPPERSLSLYNIHTGEHIAITYYASGSYDYAALTAIDRFLRCHYTDEIMPIDTRLLDLLGAVVDRAGAKGPVQIISGYRSPKYNDYLRSIGRKVSKNSLHLQGIAIDFTLPGIGNRELFSVARSFAAGGVGYYPEFVHIDTGRVRYW